The Maniola jurtina chromosome 1, ilManJurt1.1, whole genome shotgun sequence genome has a window encoding:
- the LOC123874159 gene encoding coiled-coil and C2 domain-containing protein 1-like isoform X2, with the protein MYKKPSSGKRGNLSQFGLLDIPDVDDDDQPMDLSDDDIDLEAELAAIGGGGKPRPKKKVPQVVADLDSMIAASLRDIPSDEEVSGDEDDPDLLRELQDMSLDDEAPPTEQPRMSRPAPPPPGSSSNSTVNLLQERISNYTIAERNAKQSGESSKARRYGRGIKTLNDLLKQAKAGRPIKDEDIPPPVSLGKPDQPPQPTPISPPESPPEQPPVPPRRSTSIPSAPEPEERPPTPPEPKEPPPPPPNVEELDPARQQGLQFILKRKEEFKAAALASKHAGDKAMALEYLKVVKQFEIVVQAYRSGQDMDLNELPTPEAIAAATRSQQKEEDQTQNSAEPVPEPTPEPAGLITASTVDEALRQRLAYFQEQESKSKEQGNSSKARRMGRIVKQYQDAIRLNAAGKPIPVEDLPTPNGYAPLPSEGPRPSPSKPAPVAPKVTPSPSPKPATPQPASRYDKQLVLLMHRQKQFKEAAILAKKNGDIDQAKEYLRAAKGFDSLIEAAEGGLTVDLKSLPLPPTAKKQMEHTFDVVSADDCGPPDDSSISLGDENVMSRLHTQLTAQLKLCLTNRDHYRAMGNIAESNRFEHLAVSVKQDLDVVAVAKSLGDNPPKFHYESRKFSVVQCNTDLNENDIELTIVRGIAYNVPNPKEIDTYVKFEFPFPQEAPVSDRTPLVKDTNSPQYDSVFTLPIQRGARPCLRVFKRHGIKFEVYSRGGWFSKDSLLGSLTVKLAPLETQVTLHEAFPLMDGRRPAGGSLEVKLRVRTPLLQQQVENTTHRWLVIDN; encoded by the exons atgtacaaaaaacCCAGCTCTGGTAAAAGAGGCAATTTATCACAG TTTGGCCTGCTAGACATCCCAGAtgtagatgatgatgatcaacCAATGGATCTGTCAGATGATGATATAGACCTGGAGGCAGAGTTGGCAGCTATCGGTGGAGGCGGTAAACCACGGCCGAAGAAGAAGGTGCCACAGGTGGTTGCTGACCTGGACAGTATGATTGCTGCCAGCTTGAGAGATATACCATCTGATGAGGAAGTGTcag GTGATGAAGATGATCCAGACTTACTGAGAGAACTACAAGATATGTCTCTGGATGATGAAGCCCCTCCCACTGAACAACCGCGTATGTCCAGGCCAGCCCCCCCACCCCCCGGCAGTTCGTCTAACAGCACTGTCAATTTGCTGCAAGAGAGAATATCCAACTATACTATAGCAGAGAGAAATGCTAAGCAGAGTGGGGAAAGTAGTAAGGCTAGAAG GTATGGACGAGGTATCAAAACGCTAAACGATCTATTAAAACAAGCGAAAGCGGGCAGACCAATCAAAGACGAAGATATACCGCCACCGGTTAGCCTCGGGAAACCTGACCAACCACCACAACCTACCCCAATATCACCCCCAGAATCACCCCCTGAACAACCTCCCGTCCCACCCCGTCGTTCCACATCAATACCAAGCGCTCCAGAACCAGAGGAAAGACCCCCAACACCCCCAGAACCTAAGGAGCCACCTCCACCACCACCTAATGTTGAGGAGTTGGATCCCGCTAGACAGCAAGGATTGCAGTTTATATTGA AACGAAAGGAAGAGTTTAAAGCGGCTGCGCTCGCAAGCAAGCACGCGGGTGACAAAGCGATGGCACTAGAATACCTTAAGGTCGTGAAACAATTCGAGATAGTAGTGCAAGCGTACAGATCCGGCCAAGATATGGATCTCAACGAGCTTCCCACGCCAGAAGCTATCGCGGCAGCTACAAGGAGTCAACAGAAGGAGGAGGATCAGACGCAAAATTCTGCAG AACCAGTTCCTGAACCCACTCCAGAACCAGCTGGATTGATAACGGCTTCAACCGTCGACGAGGCATTACGACAGAGACTCGCTTATTTTCAG GAGCAAGAATCTAAATCCAAGGAGCAAGGTAACTCTTCTAAAGCCCGTAGAATGGGGCGCATAGTAAAGCAATATCAAGATGCTATAAGATTAAACGCTGCAGGCAAACCCATACCTGTGGAGGATCTACCGACTCCCAACGGATATGCACCTTTGCCTAGCGAAGGG CCTCGCCCGTCCCCAAGTAAGCCAGCCCCAGTGGCACCTAAAGTAACCCCAAGTCCATCCCCCAAACCCGCCACCCCGCAGCCAGCCTCGCGCTACGATAAGCAACTCGTGTTGCTGATGCACAGACAGAAACAGTTCAAAGAGGCAGCCATACTTGCTAAGAAGAATG GTGATATAGACCAAGCTAAGGAGTACCTTCGGGCAGCTAAAGGCTTCGATTCATTGATAGAGGCGGCGGAGGGAGGTCTCACCGTGGACCTCAAGTCACTGCCGCTACCGCCCACTGCCAAAAAACAGATGGAGCATAC tttCGACGTCGTATCAGCCGACGACTGCGGTCCTCCCGACGACTCATCAATCAGCCTTGGTGATGAAAACGTCATGAGCCGTCTGCACACACAACTCACGGCCCAGTTGAAACTGTGCCTAACCAACCGCGACCACTACCGCGCGATGGGCAATATCGCTGAGAGCAATCGCTTCGAACATCTAGCTGTTAGTGTGAAACAGGACTTAGATGTGGTGGCCGTAGCTAAGAG TTTGGGGGATAATCCACCTAAATTCCATTACGAGAGTCGAAAGTTCTCCGTGGTGCAATGCAATACCGACCTTAATGAAAACGACATAGAGCTGACAATCGTTCGCGGCATCGCGTACAACGTTCCCAACCCGAAGGAGATTGATACTTACGTAAAGTTCGAGTTTCCCTTCCCTCAG GAGGCGCCAGTATCTGACCGGACCCCCTTAGTGAAGGACACGAACAGTCCTCAGTACGACTCGGTGTTCACTCTGCCCATACAGCGCGGCGCGCGGCCCTGCCTCAGAGTGTTTAAACGACATGGGATCAAGTTCGAAGTCTATTCTAGAGG CGGCTGGTTCAGCAAGGACTCGCTGCTGGGCAGCCTCACCGTCAAGCTGGCGCCCTTGGAGACACAAGTCACGCTGCACGAAGCTTTCCCG CTAATGGACGGCCGTCGGCCCGCAGGCGGTTCGTTGGAAGTAAAACTGCGCGTACGCACTCCATTACTGCAGCAACAAGTGGAGAACACAACGCATCGCTGGCTCGTCATAGACAACTGA
- the LOC123874159 gene encoding coiled-coil and C2 domain-containing protein 1-like isoform X1 produces MYKKPSSGKRGNLSQFGLLDIPDVDDDDQPMDLSDDDIDLEAELAAIGGGGKPRPKKKVPQVVADLDSMIAASLRDIPSDEEVSGDEDDPDLLRELQDMSLDDEAPPTEQPRMSRPAPPPPGSSSNSTVNLLQERISNYTIAERNAKQSGESSKARRYGRGIKTLNDLLKQAKAGRPIKDEDIPPPVSLGKPDQPPQPTPISPPESPPEQPPVPPRRSTSIPSAPEPEERPPTPPEPKEPPPPPPNVEELDPARQQGLQFILKRKEEFKAAALASKHAGDKAMALEYLKVVKQFEIVVQAYRSGQDMDLNELPTPEAIAAATRSQQKEEDQTQNSAEPVPEPTPEPAGLITASTVDEALRQRLAYFQEQESKSKEQGNSSKARRMGRIVKQYQDAIRLNAAGKPIPVEDLPTPNGYAPLPSEGPRPSPSKPAPVAPKVTPSPSPKPATPQPASRYDKQLVLLMHRQKQFKEAAILAKKNGDIDQAKEYLRAAKGFDSLIEAAEGGLTVDLKSLPLPPTAKKQMEHTFDVVSADDCGPPDDSSISLGDENVMSRLHTQLTAQLKLCLTNRDHYRAMGNIAESNRFEHLAVSVKQDLDVVAVAKSLGDNPPKFHYESRKFSVVQCNTDLNENDIELTIVRGIAYNVPNPKEIDTYVKFEFPFPQEAPVSDRTPLVKDTNSPQYDSVFTLPIQRGARPCLRVFKRHGIKFEVYSRGCGSCSGLCCSGWFSKDSLLGSLTVKLAPLETQVTLHEAFPLMDGRRPAGGSLEVKLRVRTPLLQQQVENTTHRWLVIDN; encoded by the exons atgtacaaaaaacCCAGCTCTGGTAAAAGAGGCAATTTATCACAG TTTGGCCTGCTAGACATCCCAGAtgtagatgatgatgatcaacCAATGGATCTGTCAGATGATGATATAGACCTGGAGGCAGAGTTGGCAGCTATCGGTGGAGGCGGTAAACCACGGCCGAAGAAGAAGGTGCCACAGGTGGTTGCTGACCTGGACAGTATGATTGCTGCCAGCTTGAGAGATATACCATCTGATGAGGAAGTGTcag GTGATGAAGATGATCCAGACTTACTGAGAGAACTACAAGATATGTCTCTGGATGATGAAGCCCCTCCCACTGAACAACCGCGTATGTCCAGGCCAGCCCCCCCACCCCCCGGCAGTTCGTCTAACAGCACTGTCAATTTGCTGCAAGAGAGAATATCCAACTATACTATAGCAGAGAGAAATGCTAAGCAGAGTGGGGAAAGTAGTAAGGCTAGAAG GTATGGACGAGGTATCAAAACGCTAAACGATCTATTAAAACAAGCGAAAGCGGGCAGACCAATCAAAGACGAAGATATACCGCCACCGGTTAGCCTCGGGAAACCTGACCAACCACCACAACCTACCCCAATATCACCCCCAGAATCACCCCCTGAACAACCTCCCGTCCCACCCCGTCGTTCCACATCAATACCAAGCGCTCCAGAACCAGAGGAAAGACCCCCAACACCCCCAGAACCTAAGGAGCCACCTCCACCACCACCTAATGTTGAGGAGTTGGATCCCGCTAGACAGCAAGGATTGCAGTTTATATTGA AACGAAAGGAAGAGTTTAAAGCGGCTGCGCTCGCAAGCAAGCACGCGGGTGACAAAGCGATGGCACTAGAATACCTTAAGGTCGTGAAACAATTCGAGATAGTAGTGCAAGCGTACAGATCCGGCCAAGATATGGATCTCAACGAGCTTCCCACGCCAGAAGCTATCGCGGCAGCTACAAGGAGTCAACAGAAGGAGGAGGATCAGACGCAAAATTCTGCAG AACCAGTTCCTGAACCCACTCCAGAACCAGCTGGATTGATAACGGCTTCAACCGTCGACGAGGCATTACGACAGAGACTCGCTTATTTTCAG GAGCAAGAATCTAAATCCAAGGAGCAAGGTAACTCTTCTAAAGCCCGTAGAATGGGGCGCATAGTAAAGCAATATCAAGATGCTATAAGATTAAACGCTGCAGGCAAACCCATACCTGTGGAGGATCTACCGACTCCCAACGGATATGCACCTTTGCCTAGCGAAGGG CCTCGCCCGTCCCCAAGTAAGCCAGCCCCAGTGGCACCTAAAGTAACCCCAAGTCCATCCCCCAAACCCGCCACCCCGCAGCCAGCCTCGCGCTACGATAAGCAACTCGTGTTGCTGATGCACAGACAGAAACAGTTCAAAGAGGCAGCCATACTTGCTAAGAAGAATG GTGATATAGACCAAGCTAAGGAGTACCTTCGGGCAGCTAAAGGCTTCGATTCATTGATAGAGGCGGCGGAGGGAGGTCTCACCGTGGACCTCAAGTCACTGCCGCTACCGCCCACTGCCAAAAAACAGATGGAGCATAC tttCGACGTCGTATCAGCCGACGACTGCGGTCCTCCCGACGACTCATCAATCAGCCTTGGTGATGAAAACGTCATGAGCCGTCTGCACACACAACTCACGGCCCAGTTGAAACTGTGCCTAACCAACCGCGACCACTACCGCGCGATGGGCAATATCGCTGAGAGCAATCGCTTCGAACATCTAGCTGTTAGTGTGAAACAGGACTTAGATGTGGTGGCCGTAGCTAAGAG TTTGGGGGATAATCCACCTAAATTCCATTACGAGAGTCGAAAGTTCTCCGTGGTGCAATGCAATACCGACCTTAATGAAAACGACATAGAGCTGACAATCGTTCGCGGCATCGCGTACAACGTTCCCAACCCGAAGGAGATTGATACTTACGTAAAGTTCGAGTTTCCCTTCCCTCAG GAGGCGCCAGTATCTGACCGGACCCCCTTAGTGAAGGACACGAACAGTCCTCAGTACGACTCGGTGTTCACTCTGCCCATACAGCGCGGCGCGCGGCCCTGCCTCAGAGTGTTTAAACGACATGGGATCAAGTTCGAAGTCTATTCTAGAGG GTGTGGCAGCTGTAGTGGCTTGTGTTGCAGCGGCTGGTTCAGCAAGGACTCGCTGCTGGGCAGCCTCACCGTCAAGCTGGCGCCCTTGGAGACACAAGTCACGCTGCACGAAGCTTTCCCG CTAATGGACGGCCGTCGGCCCGCAGGCGGTTCGTTGGAAGTAAAACTGCGCGTACGCACTCCATTACTGCAGCAACAAGTGGAGAACACAACGCATCGCTGGCTCGTCATAGACAACTGA